A single region of the Lates calcarifer isolate ASB-BC8 linkage group LG3, TLL_Latcal_v3, whole genome shotgun sequence genome encodes:
- the stx12 gene encoding syntaxin-12, whose translation MSYGKAESYRPVPRDFNTLIQTCSSNIQKITQNTAQIKSMVNQLGTRQDTSELQDRLQQMQHYTNQLAKETNKHLKELGSIPLPSSPSEQRQQKIQRDRLMNDFSAALNNFQAVQRRAAEREKESVARARAGSRLSTEDSSRDEKLVSFDNQEDWGQMTTQAEEVAITEEDLELIKERETNIRQLESDIMDVNQIFKDLAVMIHDQGEMIDSIEANVENAEVHVERGTEQLQRASYYQQKSRKKMCILAMVCSIVLVILGVIIWEASK comes from the exons ATGTCATACGGAAAAGCAGAGAGCTACCGCCCTGTCCCACGGGACTTCAATACTCTCATACAAACATGCAGCTCCAACATTCAGAAGATCACACAGAACA CTGCTCAGATCAAGAGCATGGTGAACCAGCTGGGGACCAGACAGGACACCAGTGAACTCCAGGATCGTCT GCAGCAGATGCAACACTATACTAACCAACTGGCAAAAGAAACCAACAAGCACCTGAAAGAGCTGGGATCCATCCCTTTGCCCTCATCACCCTCAGAGCAA AGGCAGCAAAAGATCCAGCGGGACCGGCTGATGAATGATTTCTCAGCAGCTCTCAACAACTTCCAAGCAGTCCAGCGGcgtgcagcagagagggaaaaggagtcAGTAGCCAGAGCGAGGGCTGGATCCCGCCTATCA aCAGAGGACAGTTCTCGGGATGAAAAGCTTGTTTCCTTTGATAA CCAAGAGGACTGGGGTCAGATGACCACCCAGGCAGAGGAAGTGGCCATCACGGAGGAGGACCTAGAGCTCATCAAGGAGAGAGAAACCAACATCAGACAGCTGGAG TCTGACATCATGGATGTGAACCAGATCTTCAAGGATCTGGCAGTGATGATCCACGATCAGGGAGAAATGATTG ATAGCATCGAGGCAAATGTGGAAAATGCTGAAGTTCATGTAGAACGAGGAACAGAGCAGCTCCAGAGAGCCAGCTACTACCAG CAAAAGTCCCGGAAGAAGATGTGCATCCTTGCTATGGTTTGTTCCATCGTGCTCGTCATACTTGGTGTCATCATCTGGGAAGCTTCCAAGTGA